The genomic window CACTCAAAGCTAGTTGGCTGTTTGATATTGATAAAATGATTCAAAATATTACTACGATTCAACCAGATTCAGCCACTGCAAAAATTTTTCAAGCAGTAACATTTATTGGCAGTCCCGCGGTGGTATTGATCATCAGCACTATCATGATCGTTTATTTCATTTTTCAAAAACAACGTATCACGTCATTGTGGATTGCATTTACGATCTTAGGTGGCGATGCGGTGGCATTTGCCTTCAAACAGCTAGTCAAACGACCTCGTCCTAGTGATATTATCGGTGCAGCTCACGGATATAGTTTTCCTAGCGGTCATGTTTTTGGAACGACAATCTTAGTATTGTTCGTAATCGTGATCTGCGTTCCTCGTGTGGCTGAAGCTTCCAGTAGATTTTGGATCCAAGTATTCATGTGGGTCTGGCTGATCATTATCGTAATATCAAGAGTATATCTACGTTCGCATTATCCATCAGACGTGTTAGGCAGTTTGCTATTAGCTGCCAGTTGGTGGCAACTATCGACAATGCTGTATTTCAGATTTTATGCGGCAGCTAACAAAGTTTTAAAAGATCAAGAGATCCCCGAAGAAAGCCAGGAAT from Companilactobacillus sp. includes these protein-coding regions:
- a CDS encoding phosphatase PAP2 family protein is translated as MIFQRKENRGIVSFSNFLIFFLLLLAVALKASWLFDIDKMIQNITTIQPDSATAKIFQAVTFIGSPAVVLIISTIMIVYFIFQKQRITSLWIAFTILGGDAVAFAFKQLVKRPRPSDIIGAAHGYSFPSGHVFGTTILVLFVIVICVPRVAEASSRFWIQVFMWVWLIIIVISRVYLRSHYPSDVLGSLLLAASWWQLSTMLYFRFYAAANKVLKDQEIPEESQE